DNA sequence from the Arthrobacter crystallopoietes genome:
CAGTCCACGCCGGTGACGGCGCCAAGGCCGAAAGGCTCTCGGACGAGGCACGCACGCTGGCCGAAGACCTCAAGAAAACCAGGAAACAGTAAACAACACGCCCCTCAATTCGCGGACCCCATGGTCCGCCGATCCGGCGTGCCCAAGTCAGCCCCCTAAAAGGAGCAAACACATGACCACCATTGCCCACGCCTACGCATCCCCCTCACCGGACGGGGACCTCGTCCCTACGACCATCGAACGCCGCGACGTCGGACCGCACGACGTCCTGATTGAGATCAAGTACTCCGGCATCTGCCACTCCGACATCCACACCGTGCGCGGCGAGTGGGGGCCGCAGGCATACCCGTTGGTTCCCGGCCACGAGATCGCCGGCATCGTCACCGAGGTTGGATCCGAGGTGACAAAGCACGCCGTCGGCGACCGGGTCGGCGTCGGCTGCATGGTCAACTCCTGTGGCGAGTGCAAGAACTGCAAGGCCGGCGATGAGCAGTACTGCCTCAACGGCATGGTGGGAACCTACGGCGTGACCGACCGCGACGGCACCATCACGCAGGGCGGATACTCCACCCACGTAGTCGTTACCGAGGACTTCGTGCTCCGGATTCCGGACGGCATCGAACTCGACGTCGCCGCCCCGCTGCTCTGCGCGGGCATCACGACCTACTCGCCGCTGAACCGGTGGGGCGCCGGCCCGGGCAAGAAGGTCGCCGTCGTCGGTCTTGGCGGACTCGGCCACATGGCCGTCCAGCTCGCCCACGCCATGGGCGCGGAAGTCACCGTCCTCTCGCAGTCCCTCAAGAAGCAGGAAGACGGCCTCCGCCTCGGCGCGGACCGCTACTACGCGACCAGCGACGAGGCCACCTTCACCGAACTGGCAGGCTACTTCGACCTGATCATCAACACCGTCAGTGCGTCGATCGACATCAGCGCTTTCCTGGGGCTGTTGACCGTGGGCGGCGCCATGGTCAACGTCGGCGCGCCCGCGGAGCCGCTGCCGGTCAACGCCATGGCCCTTATCGGCGGACGCAGGTCCTTCGCCGGCTCCATGATCGGCGGCATTCCCGAAACCCAGGAAATGCTCGATTTCTGCGCTAAAAAGGGCATCGGGGCCGAGATCGAACTCATCTCCGCCGACAAGATCAACGACGCCTACGAGCGCGTCCTCTCCTCGGACGTGCGCTACCGCTTCGTCATCGACGCTGCCACCCTCGTATAACGCAGCGGCATAACCCGGAGCGTGGCGGATTCCTATCTGGCTCGCCACGCTCCTGAGGGATTCTGTTTAGCGGACTTGAGGCCGCTCCAGGTAGGCTTCCAGGTTCGCCAGTGACGAGGCCAAACCGGCTGCATGGTCTTCTGCGGAAATGCCGGAAGGGACATCGTCGGCGCGGATATCCACCCGCGTTCCCTCGGCCACCGGCGTAACTTCCCAGGTCATCGTCATCGTGCCGGCGTAGGCCGGATCATCCGATTCGAAGTCGACCGCCTGCACAACCCGGACGCCCCGAACAATCTCGACAAAACGTGCCTCGACGACGTCCGTGTCGCTCGTGGCCTTGCCTGCTGCCGTCGATGGGTCCGCATAGGTGAGGACCAAACGGTAGGAGCCGCCCGGCCGGGCGTCGAACCGCTCGAAGGTGCCGCTCATGCCCTCCGGCGGTAGCCAGGCCGCGAGCGAATCCGGATCGACGAGTGCGGAGAAGACTCGGTCAGGCGGCGCCGCGACAACGCGGTAGGCCTTGTCCGTGCGTGACATGGTTCCATCGTAAAGCCCCCCTGGCCTCCTGGGACCGGGGCGGGGTCGGACCGGAATCGAGGCCGGGCGGTACCACGACGAATGGCGTCGCTAGGGGTGCTTACGCTTCCAGACGGCGTGGCCCCAGCAGGCGGCCGCCACTAGGACGATGCTGACGAACAAACCGAGGCTGAAGATTGTGCCGTAGCGCCTCTCGTCCGCCAGGCCGGCGGTGAAAAAGGTGAACAGCGAGCCGCCCAGGAACAGCGAGAAGGCAAACAGGGACACGCTCGTGGCGCGTGCCTGCGGGGCGACGTCTGTGGCCCAGCCCTGCATGGAGGAGTGCAGGATGGCGTTGGATGCGCCGACCAGCAGGGCGGTCGCGGTCAGCGCCGCGGGCAGTTGCGATAAGGAAGAGGTCAGGTAGGCGACGACGAGGACCAGTCCGCCGAGGGCCATGAGTCGAGTGCGGCTGAAATGGCGGACCAGGCGCCGCATCAGGCGGGCGCCGAGGATGACCCCGATACCGTAGCCGGCCGCGAGGACGCCCGCCAACGTGACCCCGATGCCGGCATTTTGCAGCGCCGGGACGAAGTAGGTCAGGATACCCATGAGCACTGCGCCTTCCAGGGCTGCCAGAGCGTAAACGCCCAGCGCGGAGCCGGAAAACGCCAGGCGGAAGTTGGCGCCGCCGCGGTGGGCCGCCCCATCGCCCGCCACCCCGCGAAGCCAGATCAGCAGGACCAGACAGCCAAGGGCCGGCAGCGCGAAGACCAGCCGCCAATCGAGCAGAGCGGCCAACGTTCCCGCCGCGAGGGTGGCGATGGTGGTTCCCAGTGACGAGTAAATCTGCAGGTCGGAGAGGCCGCGGGCGCGCTCAATCCCGGTCCGGGTATCACCCAGGATGGTCAGCAGGGTCGGATACAACGCCCCGGCCATCAGCCCCGTGAAGGCCCTAGCCAGGAGGAGCGGGAGGTAGGCGCTGAACAGGGTGCTGGCTAACGCGCCGACCAGGACGCCCACCAGGGCCGTGCGCAGGACGGCCATGCGGCCGAACCGGTCACTGAAGAAGCCCCACACCGGCTGCCCCACCGCGTAAAGCAGAGCGTAGGCCGCCACGAGTTGGACGGCCTGGCCGAGGGACATCTCCGTCCGCTCGGCAAGCACCACCAGCATGGGCGGAGTGGCAAAGCGGTCGAAGAAGGAGAGGAAGCCAACGGATCGCAGAACGGAATCTGGCACGCGTGCCCGCGGCTTGCCGGACTCTCCAACGGAACCGGACGCGTGCGCCATCATCTGTTCAGTATTTCCTTGTCTTCGTGCGGGCAAGCTGAACTGCCGGGCTATTCCTCTACCGGGGAGTCGGACGGAATGACGATAGTGGACAGCACCCGCCGTTTCCGTTCCTTGCCTGGCGCGTTAGCCGAGTACCTCTGCACCACGTCCCGCATCTCGACGGCGAACTCTTCGAGCTCGCTGTCGGTCAGCCATAGGGCAGTCTGCCGATAGCCTACGCCGTCGCGGACCAGATCCACCTTGCCGCGGTCCAGCGCGCCGTCAATGTACCGGTCGAAAAGTGCCAGCAGCCCGGCGGTAAAACCCATGAAGGCCTTGCGGTGATCCTCCGGCGACATCGAGGCCAGAGCATTCGCGGAAAGTTCGGTGGCTGCCAGGTCCAGGGCATATGTCCGCTCCGTGGTGCCCCTGACCTGACGCTCCTCGACAACTGTCAGGACACCGGCCTCGGCGAGCGTGCGAATGTGCCGGTAGAGCGTCGCGGGCGGCACATCGGGCAGCTGCGAAGCCATGCCGGCAGTGGTCAACGACCGACCGCCCAAGAGTGTCTGGCAGATCCGCAGCCGCACCGGATGAAGGACAAGGTCTGCACTGGATCGGTTGGCCATGCAGCTATGTTCTCACTCTTGACAATGTTATCGCAATTGATAATAATAGTCCCGTACACACCAAATACGGGAGTTGGGGGAGAGGTAATGGCACGGTTGGCCGTGAACAACGGAGCTGTCCTGGTGAAGCTCAGCCGAGGGGAGAAGATCGCCGGTCTGCTGACGGATCTGACCATTCCTGCCGCTGCGGTGGAAGACGTGCTGGTCCTGAAGGACGGCTTCGCCGGTGTCACCGGCATGCGGGCGCCGGGCCTGGCACTACCAGGCCGCGTGCGCATCGGAACCTGGCGCGGCTCCCGAGGGAAGACCTTCGCCGTCGTCCATCAGGGAAGGCCGGCCGTGCAGCTGACGCTGAAGGACCAGAAGTACCGCCGTGTCGTCGTCGAGGTCAAGAATGTTGAAGACGCAACGAGGCAGGTGCGGGAGGCCGCTGGTTTGGACGAGAGTGCGGCGCCGGTTCTGGAAGACGCCACCTTCCGGTCGGACGGCTTGAACCTCGCCGGAACCTGGACCCTCCCGGCCACCGGACCGGTGATGGGCCTCGCCCTCCTGCTCCCTGGGTCCGGCGAGGTTGACCGCAACTCGGACCACCGGCGCATGCCGCTGGGCGTCACCCGCGATCTGGCCGAGGCGCTGGCACTGGAGGGCATCGCTTCCTTCGGCTACGACAAGCGGGGCGTCGGTGCCTCCGAGGGCTCCTTCCTTGCCGCTGGCTTCCACCATAATTACGACGACGCTGCGGCGGCCCTCGAGCTGGTAGCCCGGCGCTCGCCGGAGCTGCCCGTCTTCGTGGTTGGCCACAGCGAAGGTGCC
Encoded proteins:
- a CDS encoding SRPBCC family protein — encoded protein: MSRTDKAYRVVAAPPDRVFSALVDPDSLAAWLPPEGMSGTFERFDARPGGSYRLVLTYADPSTAAGKATSDTDVVEARFVEIVRGVRVVQAVDFESDDPAYAGTMTMTWEVTPVAEGTRVDIRADDVPSGISAEDHAAGLASSLANLEAYLERPQVR
- a CDS encoding helix-turn-helix domain-containing protein; the encoded protein is MANRSSADLVLHPVRLRICQTLLGGRSLTTAGMASQLPDVPPATLYRHIRTLAEAGVLTVVEERQVRGTTERTYALDLAATELSANALASMSPEDHRKAFMGFTAGLLALFDRYIDGALDRGKVDLVRDGVGYRQTALWLTDSELEEFAVEMRDVVQRYSANAPGKERKRRVLSTIVIPSDSPVEE
- a CDS encoding alpha/beta hydrolase — protein: MARLAVNNGAVLVKLSRGEKIAGLLTDLTIPAAAVEDVLVLKDGFAGVTGMRAPGLALPGRVRIGTWRGSRGKTFAVVHQGRPAVQLTLKDQKYRRVVVEVKNVEDATRQVREAAGLDESAAPVLEDATFRSDGLNLAGTWTLPATGPVMGLALLLPGSGEVDRNSDHRRMPLGVTRDLAEALALEGIASFGYDKRGVGASEGSFLAAGFHHNYDDAAAALELVARRSPELPVFVVGHSEGAFHTTALAARHRERVAGVVLLSASAHSGRETSQWQVGQIAGALPAFPRLVLKLLRTDLAKQQRKSMVKLHASDQDVLRMQGRRMNARWMREFLQFDPLPFLKQLDMPVLAISGGKDLQVNPADLEIIADVVPGPVETKCIPDLTHLLRRDPRTPMLSDYKRQIRERTDAEVLATVASWMRTQVLATDLPSSKKQ
- a CDS encoding NAD(P)-dependent alcohol dehydrogenase; this translates as MTTIAHAYASPSPDGDLVPTTIERRDVGPHDVLIEIKYSGICHSDIHTVRGEWGPQAYPLVPGHEIAGIVTEVGSEVTKHAVGDRVGVGCMVNSCGECKNCKAGDEQYCLNGMVGTYGVTDRDGTITQGGYSTHVVVTEDFVLRIPDGIELDVAAPLLCAGITTYSPLNRWGAGPGKKVAVVGLGGLGHMAVQLAHAMGAEVTVLSQSLKKQEDGLRLGADRYYATSDEATFTELAGYFDLIINTVSASIDISAFLGLLTVGGAMVNVGAPAEPLPVNAMALIGGRRSFAGSMIGGIPETQEMLDFCAKKGIGAEIELISADKINDAYERVLSSDVRYRFVIDAATLV
- a CDS encoding MFS transporter, with the translated sequence MMAHASGSVGESGKPRARVPDSVLRSVGFLSFFDRFATPPMLVVLAERTEMSLGQAVQLVAAYALLYAVGQPVWGFFSDRFGRMAVLRTALVGVLVGALASTLFSAYLPLLLARAFTGLMAGALYPTLLTILGDTRTGIERARGLSDLQIYSSLGTTIATLAAGTLAALLDWRLVFALPALGCLVLLIWLRGVAGDGAAHRGGANFRLAFSGSALGVYALAALEGAVLMGILTYFVPALQNAGIGVTLAGVLAAGYGIGVILGARLMRRLVRHFSRTRLMALGGLVLVVAYLTSSLSQLPAALTATALLVGASNAILHSSMQGWATDVAPQARATSVSLFAFSLFLGGSLFTFFTAGLADERRYGTIFSLGLFVSIVLVAAACWGHAVWKRKHP